One segment of Fructilactobacillus hinvesii DNA contains the following:
- a CDS encoding bifunctional metallophosphatase/5'-nucleotidase, producing MKTKVAILHTNDLHSHFENFPQIIQLMKTRTVELEKQGYTVFRVDDGDAIDRFEPLTDATGGQANIKLLNQIHYHVATIGNNEALTTSHEELSHLYDHANFPIVLDNVLDAKTGKAPRWTYPFVDYQLADGTRIRFMGLTFPYPTFRFMGWIPKPVFPTITKCLEQWQGQYDVLILLSHLGINQDRQIADQFPEISIVIGGHTHHLLVQGELRKQTLLTAAEKWGHYVGEITFTVENHQVQKRAARVIPTAPLVADSLDQVQVRQWRETGRNLLAKQQVAQLPHSFKTSFVDDNPLVQLGLRAVAESIGVKAAVLNTGLFLHDLPAGVVNMEQIQRILPHNIHVMKTKLWGYDLWRLMMEMRKNRNFLIAFPQKGMGFRGSQFGRLEALEVHFNEQNQLMWHDELVDPQQQYEIGLLDHYQFIPFFPTIDVVGENTIYFDKTLKDVLAAYLKRHYPIQGGQHGSQSN from the coding sequence GTGAAAACAAAAGTTGCAATTTTACACACGAATGATTTACATTCTCATTTTGAAAATTTCCCCCAAATTATCCAACTGATGAAAACGAGAACCGTGGAATTGGAAAAACAAGGGTATACCGTGTTTCGGGTTGATGATGGTGATGCAATTGATCGGTTTGAACCGTTAACAGATGCCACTGGTGGACAAGCTAACATCAAACTTTTAAATCAGATTCATTATCATGTGGCGACAATTGGTAATAATGAGGCTTTAACTACCTCACATGAAGAACTCAGTCATTTGTATGATCACGCTAATTTCCCCATTGTTTTGGACAATGTTTTAGATGCTAAAACCGGGAAAGCACCACGGTGGACTTATCCGTTTGTAGACTATCAGCTTGCCGATGGCACCCGAATTCGGTTTATGGGATTAACCTTTCCATATCCAACTTTTCGCTTTATGGGATGGATTCCCAAGCCTGTTTTTCCCACCATTACCAAATGTTTGGAACAATGGCAGGGGCAATATGATGTTTTAATTTTGTTATCTCACCTGGGAATTAATCAAGACCGCCAAATTGCCGATCAATTTCCAGAAATTTCCATTGTGATTGGTGGCCATACCCATCATTTACTGGTACAAGGAGAATTACGAAAGCAAACGCTTCTGACCGCAGCCGAAAAATGGGGTCATTATGTGGGAGAAATTACCTTTACAGTGGAAAATCACCAGGTGCAAAAGCGAGCTGCTCGGGTGATTCCCACTGCTCCGTTAGTTGCTGATTCTCTGGATCAAGTCCAAGTGCGCCAGTGGCGGGAAACAGGGCGGAATTTACTAGCGAAACAACAAGTGGCGCAGTTGCCGCATTCTTTTAAGACCTCTTTTGTCGATGATAATCCGTTAGTGCAATTGGGATTACGTGCCGTTGCAGAGAGTATTGGAGTTAAGGCCGCTGTTTTGAATACGGGGCTCTTTTTACATGATCTTCCGGCGGGCGTTGTTAATATGGAACAAATTCAACGGATTTTACCACACAACATTCATGTCATGAAAACTAAACTCTGGGGATATGATTTATGGCGGTTAATGATGGAAATGCGCAAAAATCGGAACTTTTTAATTGCTTTTCCGCAAAAGGGGATGGGCTTTCGGGGAAGTCAATTTGGTCGCTTAGAGGCCCTAGAAGTCCATTTTAACGAGCAAAATCAATTAATGTGGCATGATGAACTAGTTGACCCACAGCAGCAGTATGAAATTGGTTTGTTAGATCATTATCAATTCATTCCCTTTTTCCCAACTATCGATGTGGTGGGAGAGAATACCATTTATTTTGATAAAACTCTCAAGGATGTTTTGGCCGCTTATCTGAAACGTCACTACCCAATTCAAGGAGGACAGCATGGATCACAGTCAAATTGA
- a CDS encoding helix-turn-helix transcriptional regulator: protein MANLNKISELRKIKNMSQTDLAKAIHVAPSTVGMWETGRRSIKDDDLIALANYFGVTVDYILERPVDLGDTTVAAHMLDGLTDEQKQEINEYIEFKKAQYKRKHDK, encoded by the coding sequence ATGGCTAATTTAAATAAAATAAGTGAATTAAGAAAAATCAAAAACATGAGTCAAACTGATTTGGCAAAAGCAATACATGTTGCACCTAGTACCGTTGGCATGTGGGAAACAGGCAGACGATCAATAAAGGATGATGATTTAATTGCTTTGGCAAACTACTTTGGAGTAACAGTTGATTACATTCTTGAGCGTCCGGTAGATTTAGGTGACACCACGGTAGCTGCTCATATGCTAGATGGCCTAACGGATGAACAAAAACAAGAAATTAACGAATATATTGAATTCAAGAAGGCTCAGTACAAACGCAAACATGATAAATAA
- a CDS encoding competence type IV pilus minor pilin ComGF: MKSKRLGFTLIETVVSLGLIAVGISLMLMTSRLMRTDVNVQNQTLQFYRFVDVLESHHFQFKVDHCTAEAVQLTSQTEQQRYYLLVSKQTVKLRTSQGGYMPLLMDVQKTEFSVHQQWLIIKILMGGKWYEAHAPLASR; the protein is encoded by the coding sequence TTGAAGTCTAAACGGCTGGGATTTACGTTGATTGAAACGGTAGTTTCACTTGGATTGATTGCAGTTGGCATTAGTTTAATGCTAATGACATCTAGGTTGATGCGAACGGATGTTAATGTTCAAAACCAAACCCTCCAGTTTTATCGTTTCGTTGATGTTTTAGAGTCGCACCACTTCCAATTTAAAGTGGATCATTGCACGGCAGAAGCGGTTCAACTAACTAGTCAAACCGAGCAACAGCGCTACTATCTGTTAGTTTCTAAGCAAACGGTTAAATTACGAACCAGTCAAGGCGGCTACATGCCCCTGTTAATGGACGTTCAAAAAACAGAATTTTCCGTGCACCAGCAATGGCTGATCATTAAAATTTTAATGGGAGGAAAGTGGTATGAAGCGCACGCACCGTTGGCGTCTCGGTAA
- a CDS encoding SH3 domain-containing protein — protein MTVEDGWFKNGDEQIAVHSNSKVEAPVTGYMPAGMSIHYYVYVVDDVYTWIVYTGYNGQRLYCTVRVTGQAAGGTFYYLLY, from the coding sequence ATAACCGTTGAAGATGGCTGGTTCAAGAATGGTGATGAGCAAATTGCAGTCCACAGTAATTCTAAAGTGGAAGCCCCAGTTACAGGTTATATGCCAGCTGGTATGTCTATCCACTACTACGTTTACGTGGTAGATGATGTATACACTTGGATTGTTTACACTGGCTACAACGGCCAACGGCTTTATTGCACAGTACGTGTTACAGGCCAAGCTGCTGGGGGAACGTTCTACTATCTTTTATATTAA
- a CDS encoding acetate/propionate family kinase: MSKVIAVNAGSSTLKFKLFEMPAEEVVAEGVIERIALPDAHVTIKYGDGQKYENVTEVKDHEAAIQILLDQLLDLQIISDYNEINGVGHRVVAGGEYFDRSVVITPEVLQKIESLSEFAPLHEPANVLGIKAFKKILPNVISVAVFDTSFHSTIPEKNYLYSLPYEYYEKYKARKYGAHGISYRYVSQRTAEILGKPLEDLKLIVMHLGAGASICAIKNGKSYDTSMGFTPVTGVTMATRSGDVDPSLLAYVMEKEGMTNIEDMIKVLNQKSGLLGISGVSADMRDVEAAQDTNHRAKVAREMYVNRIVRYIGTYLAELGGADAIVFTAGVGENSITVRKEVTDQLHYFGIGVDEEKNNVRGVERDLSAAGSKIKTLLVPTNEELMIVRDVVSLAEQNK; encoded by the coding sequence ATGAGTAAAGTAATTGCGGTTAATGCTGGAAGTTCGACGTTAAAATTCAAATTATTTGAGATGCCTGCTGAAGAAGTAGTGGCAGAAGGAGTAATCGAACGAATTGCACTGCCAGATGCCCACGTTACCATTAAGTACGGTGATGGCCAAAAATATGAAAATGTAACGGAAGTTAAAGATCACGAAGCTGCCATCCAAATTTTATTGGATCAATTGTTAGACTTACAGATTATTAGTGATTATAACGAAATTAACGGGGTAGGACACCGGGTTGTTGCCGGAGGAGAATACTTTGACCGTTCGGTAGTGATTACCCCGGAAGTTTTGCAAAAAATTGAAAGTTTAAGCGAATTTGCTCCTTTACATGAACCAGCTAATGTTTTAGGGATCAAAGCCTTTAAGAAAATCCTACCAAACGTGATCAGTGTCGCAGTGTTTGATACGTCCTTTCACTCTACCATTCCAGAAAAGAATTACTTATACAGTCTTCCATACGAATATTACGAAAAATATAAAGCTCGTAAGTACGGAGCTCATGGAATTAGTTATCGGTATGTTTCGCAGCGGACAGCTGAAATTCTGGGAAAGCCGTTAGAAGATTTGAAGTTAATCGTGATGCACTTAGGAGCTGGTGCTTCCATTTGTGCCATTAAAAACGGGAAATCTTATGATACTTCGATGGGCTTTACCCCAGTAACTGGAGTTACAATGGCAACTAGATCTGGGGACGTTGATCCTTCTTTATTAGCTTACGTAATGGAAAAAGAAGGAATGACAAACATTGAAGACATGATTAAGGTCTTGAACCAAAAATCTGGGTTACTGGGAATTTCTGGTGTTTCTGCCGACATGCGGGATGTAGAAGCTGCCCAAGACACTAATCACCGGGCTAAAGTTGCTCGAGAAATGTACGTTAACCGGATTGTACGTTACATCGGAACTTACCTCGCAGAATTGGGTGGTGCAGACGCAATCGTCTTTACCGCTGGAGTTGGTGAAAACAGTATTACGGTTCGTAAAGAAGTTACGGATCAACTTCACTACTTTGGAATTGGCGTTGACGAAGAAAAGAACAACGTTCGCGGGGTGGAACGAGACTTGAGTGCCGCTGGCTCCAAGATTAAAACCCTGTTAGTTCCAACTAACGAAGAATTGATGATTGTTCGTGACGTTGTTTCGTTAGCAGAACAAAATAAATAA
- a CDS encoding VTT domain-containing protein, which translates to MNLIIDFFLHIDKHLVYLVNIFGNWTYLILFLIIFVETGAVILPFLPGDSLLFAAAALAANPQYGLHIWIFVFSFLLASILGDSLNFMIGRKVGMKITKNRFLGRFIKEKDLERARSFFDKYGAIAIFIARFIPIVRTFAPFVAASSDYSYQKFIKYNLAACFAWVILCCGGGYFFGNIPFVQEHFSVVVISIIGISLIPAVIGMLKERYSTK; encoded by the coding sequence ATGAATTTAATCATCGACTTTTTTTTACATATCGATAAACATTTAGTTTATTTAGTTAATATCTTTGGTAATTGGACGTATTTAATTCTGTTCCTCATTATCTTTGTGGAGACTGGAGCCGTAATTTTACCGTTTCTACCGGGAGACTCCCTTCTCTTTGCCGCTGCTGCTCTAGCTGCTAATCCTCAATACGGATTACACATTTGGATTTTTGTATTTTCTTTCCTACTAGCATCAATCTTAGGAGATTCACTCAACTTCATGATTGGGCGCAAGGTCGGAATGAAAATTACTAAGAATCGCTTTTTAGGTCGTTTCATTAAAGAAAAGGATCTAGAACGCGCCCGATCTTTCTTTGATAAGTATGGAGCAATTGCAATTTTCATTGCCCGTTTCATTCCGATTGTACGGACTTTTGCTCCCTTTGTGGCTGCTAGTAGTGACTACAGTTACCAAAAATTCATTAAATATAACCTAGCCGCTTGCTTTGCCTGGGTAATTCTTTGCTGTGGTGGTGGCTACTTCTTTGGAAACATTCCCTTCGTTCAAGAGCACTTCTCCGTAGTTGTCATTTCCATTATCGGAATTTCCTTAATTCCAGCGGTAATTGGAATGCTTAAGGAACGCTATTCAACTAAATAA
- a CDS encoding site-specific integrase has translation MADIRKRGKAWQARIDYYDDNGKRHFKSKTGFKSKHEAQVFISQMIVDKSSGQFIPDVQPLFYDYFWRWFKTYKEKTITDRTKQQYVHTLNVLKKYLPSTLLSDMNREKYQKFLDEYGSNHAKETISKINALVHACVKDAIYDGDLKKDFVQRTHLVYDKDKTWKVDYLNGAEMKQLTSHLINTRNHHYASKYMILLAIYTGMRLGEIQGLKWSDINMDFKTISIKRSWNSLTKEYIPVKTESSKRIIRVSADVLNIISELKANHTEAVFTNQFGTIPTSNAVNKTLKESLRKLGIKKQGFHFHSLRHTHVAYLLANNVDIYVISKRLGHSDIGITKDTKKDASVN, from the coding sequence ATGGCAGATATAAGAAAACGTGGTAAAGCTTGGCAAGCCAGAATCGACTACTACGACGATAATGGTAAACGCCACTTTAAATCAAAGACCGGGTTTAAGTCTAAACATGAAGCCCAAGTCTTTATTAGCCAGATGATTGTTGATAAAAGCTCCGGACAGTTTATTCCAGACGTTCAACCCCTCTTCTACGACTACTTCTGGCGATGGTTTAAAACCTACAAAGAAAAGACCATCACCGATCGAACTAAACAACAATATGTTCACACACTCAACGTATTAAAAAAATACCTACCATCTACCCTACTCAGCGATATGAACCGGGAAAAGTATCAGAAGTTCCTGGACGAGTATGGATCTAATCATGCTAAAGAAACGATTTCCAAAATCAATGCGCTCGTTCATGCATGTGTAAAAGATGCAATCTATGACGGGGACCTTAAAAAAGATTTTGTGCAGCGAACCCACCTTGTTTATGACAAAGACAAAACGTGGAAAGTAGACTACTTGAACGGTGCGGAAATGAAACAGCTGACAAGTCATCTAATTAACACTAGGAACCATCATTACGCGTCTAAATACATGATTTTGTTAGCCATTTATACTGGTATGCGTCTCGGAGAAATCCAAGGGCTCAAATGGTCTGACATCAACATGGACTTCAAAACCATTAGCATTAAGCGTTCCTGGAACTCACTAACAAAAGAATACATTCCAGTAAAAACAGAAAGCTCCAAGCGGATTATCCGAGTTAGCGCTGATGTCTTAAACATTATCAGTGAATTAAAAGCTAACCATACCGAAGCAGTATTTACTAATCAGTTTGGAACAATCCCTACTTCTAATGCTGTCAATAAAACGCTCAAAGAAAGCCTTAGAAAGCTTGGAATTAAAAAGCAAGGATTCCACTTCCATTCGCTACGACACACGCACGTGGCTTATCTGCTAGCAAATAACGTAGATATTTACGTTATCAGTAAAAGATTAGGTCACTCAGATATTGGAATAACTAAAGATACAAAAAAAGACGCCAGCGTTAACTGA
- a CDS encoding YutD family protein, which produces MDHSQIEDLIEQRKEERTPYAEIQRVDETTLNINGHLYVIETNVRDAFDLGEFSNRFNGIFTHYDYIVGDWGYGQLRLAGFYRDDRNVSEELRYRTIQDYLLEVANLGTNYFIIKNLDPVVKSVGPRTNNYQISSRLKEKHGKRKRTTNRSRNQNRPAKSFQPGKHRRKRQFTIRQRSED; this is translated from the coding sequence ATGGATCACAGTCAAATTGAAGATTTAATTGAACAGCGCAAGGAAGAGCGGACCCCTTACGCTGAAATTCAACGTGTGGATGAAACAACGCTTAATATTAATGGACATCTATACGTAATTGAAACTAACGTTCGTGATGCCTTTGACCTCGGGGAATTTAGTAATCGTTTTAACGGAATTTTCACCCATTATGATTACATCGTCGGTGACTGGGGTTATGGACAGTTACGGCTGGCTGGATTTTATCGAGACGATCGCAACGTCAGTGAGGAATTACGCTACCGAACCATTCAGGATTATTTACTCGAAGTAGCTAATTTGGGGACTAATTACTTTATTATTAAAAATTTGGATCCGGTAGTTAAATCAGTGGGACCACGGACTAATAATTACCAAATTAGTTCGCGACTTAAAGAGAAGCATGGTAAGAGGAAACGAACTACGAATCGTTCTCGTAATCAAAATCGGCCGGCAAAATCCTTTCAACCTGGAAAACACCGGCGGAAACGTCAATTTACCATTCGCCAGAGAAGTGAGGATTAA
- a CDS encoding class I SAM-dependent methyltransferase produces MTEEQTTELFQVFDQSAELLKQALDTSYLDALIETADNMIDDNQVRVENGVPNEHQVQALSDLYKQVDYHELDATTIRKAIQMAMIKAIKVDRIQAIHQITPDTIAYTMGYLAIRLVKKQQRVKILDPAVGSANLLTAVMNQLHQEAHEQVSGIGIDNDDSLISVASISAQMQGLDLELVHQDALDELPTEPVDLVVSDLPVGYYPVDERAQHFATRANEGHSYVHHLLMEQAINYLVPGGFGVFLVPSGLFQSPETKGLLKWMQDNVYLQGILNLPGELFQNQAAQKAIMIVQKQGHGAQQVGQVMLGEFPSFKDPDAFQRFLAEIVEWEEQDLLKKEQ; encoded by the coding sequence GTGACAGAAGAACAAACAACAGAATTATTTCAAGTTTTTGACCAATCAGCCGAGCTTTTAAAGCAAGCACTGGATACTTCTTATCTGGATGCCTTGATTGAGACAGCTGACAATATGATTGATGATAATCAAGTCCGCGTCGAAAATGGAGTTCCTAATGAACATCAGGTTCAAGCACTGAGCGATTTATACAAGCAGGTCGATTACCACGAACTAGATGCGACCACCATTCGAAAAGCAATCCAGATGGCAATGATTAAGGCGATTAAAGTGGATCGAATTCAAGCAATCCATCAAATCACGCCGGATACCATTGCGTACACAATGGGGTACTTGGCGATTCGGCTGGTAAAGAAACAACAACGTGTCAAAATCCTTGATCCAGCGGTTGGCTCAGCCAACTTATTGACGGCAGTGATGAATCAACTGCACCAGGAAGCGCATGAGCAAGTTTCTGGAATTGGAATCGATAACGACGATTCTTTAATCTCTGTAGCTAGTATTAGTGCTCAAATGCAAGGTCTAGATTTAGAACTAGTTCATCAGGATGCTTTGGACGAATTACCAACCGAACCAGTTGATTTAGTGGTATCTGATTTGCCCGTTGGTTACTATCCGGTTGACGAGCGGGCTCAGCACTTTGCCACTCGCGCAAACGAGGGACATTCGTACGTTCATCATCTCTTGATGGAACAGGCCATTAATTATCTGGTTCCCGGTGGATTTGGGGTTTTTCTAGTTCCAAGTGGGCTGTTTCAGAGTCCTGAAACTAAGGGACTGTTAAAATGGATGCAGGATAATGTATACTTACAGGGAATCCTTAATCTGCCTGGAGAATTATTCCAGAATCAAGCAGCACAAAAAGCCATCATGATTGTCCAAAAGCAAGGCCATGGAGCACAGCAAGTCGGGCAGGTCATGCTCGGGGAGTTTCCTTCATTTAAGGATCCAGATGCATTTCAACGATTTTTAGCAGAAATTGTGGAATGGGAAGAACAAGATTTACTGAAAAAAGAGCAATAA
- a CDS encoding type II secretion system protein: MNNIKRMRKGITLADSLVGLLVICAGSLFYFETVQTIHQRTHDCDTQLKIVRKAYEQRTGLKIEV, from the coding sequence ATGAACAACATAAAACGAATGCGTAAGGGAATTACATTGGCCGATTCGTTGGTAGGCCTGTTGGTAATTTGCGCTGGAAGTCTTTTTTACTTTGAAACGGTCCAAACAATTCATCAACGAACACATGATTGTGACACACAACTAAAAATTGTTCGAAAAGCGTATGAACAGCGTACGGGTCTGAAAATTGAAGTCTAA
- a CDS encoding amino acid permease: MNRGLKSRHVQLIALGGTIGTGLFLGAGKSIHLAGPSLLLAYLIAGIACFFLMRALGELLLSNTKSVSFIDFIEQYLGPKTGFVAGWTYLVCWITIAMAEVTAAGLYMQFWYPKLPIWVTGLFLLVILFLMNSITVSAFGETEFWFAIIKVVAILLLILTGVVLVAIHYKTPVGYASVTNLTNGNFFPHGLTGFFLSFQMVVFSFVGIEMIGMTASETKDPQTIIPKCINDVPVRIILFYVGSLLALMCIFPWQYISPSSSPFVQVFQGLGIRPAAAIINFVVLTAAASSCNSAIFTTGRMLYSLTQKSGNRLGQHLGKLSHRGLPTNAIFFSTVMIGLSVILDIIVPSGVFDFISSVATTCFLFIWSLIVVAHYQYRQQLTPAETSQLTFKMPFFPYANFFTIFFMIFVAIILLFQTQTLIALIGSVVWLVGMYLFDFYRTRTTS, encoded by the coding sequence ATGAACCGGGGATTAAAAAGTCGACATGTACAGTTAATTGCCCTTGGAGGAACCATTGGGACGGGGCTGTTCCTTGGTGCTGGTAAATCAATTCACTTGGCGGGACCCTCACTGCTTTTAGCTTATTTAATTGCTGGGATTGCGTGCTTTTTCTTAATGCGGGCACTCGGTGAGTTATTACTTTCTAATACGAAAAGTGTTTCCTTTATTGATTTTATTGAGCAGTATTTAGGACCCAAAACGGGATTTGTTGCCGGGTGGACGTATTTAGTCTGCTGGATTACGATTGCCATGGCTGAGGTTACTGCTGCTGGTTTATACATGCAGTTTTGGTATCCGAAATTACCAATCTGGGTAACGGGACTATTTTTATTAGTAATTCTCTTCTTAATGAATTCAATTACGGTGTCAGCGTTTGGAGAAACTGAATTCTGGTTTGCAATTATTAAAGTGGTTGCCATTTTGTTACTAATTTTAACTGGAGTTGTTTTAGTAGCAATTCATTATAAAACACCCGTTGGCTATGCTAGCGTGACTAATCTTACGAATGGCAACTTCTTCCCGCATGGCTTAACTGGCTTCTTTTTATCGTTTCAAATGGTGGTATTTAGTTTTGTGGGAATTGAAATGATTGGAATGACGGCGTCTGAAACGAAAGATCCCCAGACCATCATTCCAAAGTGTATTAATGACGTCCCGGTTCGAATTATTCTCTTTTACGTAGGGTCATTATTAGCGTTGATGTGTATTTTCCCTTGGCAATACATTTCTCCGTCTTCAAGTCCATTTGTCCAGGTCTTTCAAGGATTAGGGATTCGACCAGCCGCTGCCATCATTAACTTTGTGGTACTAACGGCGGCTGCTTCTTCCTGTAATAGTGCTATTTTTACCACAGGACGAATGCTTTACTCATTAACCCAAAAATCAGGAAATCGACTGGGTCAGCATCTTGGGAAACTTTCTCACCGCGGTTTACCTACGAATGCCATTTTCTTTTCCACGGTTATGATTGGGTTATCTGTCATCTTAGATATCATTGTTCCAAGTGGGGTTTTTGATTTTATTTCTAGTGTGGCCACGACTTGTTTCTTGTTCATTTGGTCGTTAATTGTGGTGGCTCATTATCAATATCGGCAACAATTAACTCCAGCTGAAACTAGCCAGCTGACGTTTAAAATGCCGTTTTTCCCATACGCTAATTTCTTTACAATTTTCTTTATGATTTTTGTAGCCATTATCTTGCTCTTCCAGACGCAAACTCTGATTGCGTTAATTGGATCGGTAGTTTGGCTCGTGGGGATGTATCTTTTTGATTTTTATCGAACCAGAACGACTAGCTAA
- a CDS encoding TIGR01457 family HAD-type hydrolase: MANYRGYLIDLDGTVYQGKIQIPAARRFIARLQAHEIPFLFVTNNTTKKPAEVVANLAVNHDIHVQESNVYTAGMATAEYMKDDAHKRKLPLTANVIGEPDLKSLISLAGFDVFSSQPAYVVAALDYDLTYEKVAQAALAIQNGARFIGTNADTLIPTERGKLPGAGSIIDLLRYATQVDPILIGKPNDLIIKNAIKLLQLSTDQVVMVGDNYQTDIKAGIKAGIDTLLVYTGVSHPDEVHQEDIQPTHEIESFDDWKI; encoded by the coding sequence ATGGCAAACTATCGAGGTTACCTAATTGATTTAGACGGAACCGTCTACCAAGGAAAAATTCAAATTCCTGCGGCCCGTCGGTTTATTGCCCGACTGCAAGCACATGAGATTCCCTTTTTATTTGTGACTAATAATACTACGAAAAAACCGGCCGAAGTGGTTGCTAATTTAGCGGTTAACCATGATATTCATGTACAAGAAAGTAATGTTTATACCGCGGGAATGGCGACTGCGGAATACATGAAGGATGACGCTCACAAACGAAAGCTTCCTCTAACTGCCAACGTCATTGGAGAACCAGACTTAAAAAGTTTGATTAGTTTAGCTGGATTTGACGTATTCTCTTCCCAACCGGCGTATGTTGTTGCTGCTTTAGATTATGATTTAACCTATGAAAAAGTGGCTCAGGCGGCCTTAGCAATTCAAAATGGGGCCCGTTTTATTGGGACTAATGCAGATACGTTAATTCCCACCGAACGAGGGAAGCTGCCGGGGGCGGGTTCAATTATTGATTTGCTTCGCTATGCTACCCAGGTTGATCCGATTTTAATTGGGAAACCCAATGACCTGATTATTAAAAATGCGATTAAGTTGTTACAGCTTTCAACTGATCAAGTAGTGATGGTGGGGGATAACTACCAAACAGACATTAAAGCTGGGATCAAGGCGGGAATTGACACTTTATTGGTATACACAGGTGTTTCACATCCGGATGAAGTTCATCAAGAAGACATCCAACCAACACATGAAATCGAGAGTTTCGATGATTGGAAAATTTGA
- a CDS encoding TIGR01906 family membrane protein encodes MKFIKKTSNQHMKSRVSMIGKFDWRLMMGYCLLLSWFFGFAIIVGINSGCLYHLCVLGLHLNQQFHVSTRVLMDNFHQMVTYIQFPWKNQMNLHFYRLSPAAQSHFYDVKQLVEKIELVFLLLSSWLAWACFKQKIYRQIWRLESLLDVTMIVIGVISFFLLLDFQDCFIYFHRLIFQRQTWIFNPQIDPIINVLPDQYFGAAFALVVVTFLGGLLSLRLVGYYQLKKTSS; translated from the coding sequence ATGAAGTTCATCAAGAAGACATCCAACCAACACATGAAATCGAGAGTTTCGATGATTGGAAAATTTGATTGGCGACTAATGATGGGGTACTGTTTATTACTCAGTTGGTTTTTCGGGTTTGCCATCATTGTTGGAATTAATTCAGGCTGTTTGTACCATCTGTGTGTGCTTGGTTTACATTTAAATCAGCAATTTCATGTGTCAACGAGGGTTTTAATGGATAACTTTCACCAAATGGTTACTTACATCCAATTTCCCTGGAAAAATCAAATGAATCTGCACTTCTATCGGTTGTCTCCAGCAGCTCAATCTCATTTTTATGATGTGAAGCAGTTAGTTGAAAAAATTGAACTAGTTTTTTTACTGTTGAGTAGTTGGCTGGCTTGGGCTTGCTTTAAGCAAAAAATTTATCGGCAAATTTGGCGCTTAGAAAGCCTCTTAGACGTTACAATGATTGTAATTGGGGTCATTAGCTTTTTTTTGTTACTCGACTTTCAGGACTGTTTTATTTATTTTCATCGCCTGATATTTCAAAGACAAACGTGGATTTTTAATCCCCAAATTGATCCAATTATTAACGTTTTGCCAGATCAGTACTTTGGAGCGGCGTTTGCATTAGTCGTGGTGACATTTTTAGGGGGACTATTAAGTCTACGGCTAGTAGGTTATTATCAACTAAAAAAGACGAGTTCTTGA